Below is a window of Desmonostoc muscorum LEGE 12446 DNA.
ATGAAACATGGAGACATCTTGGGGCATGAATTCATGGGAGAGATCGTTGAACTAGGTAAGGGCGTTAAGAATAAAAAAGTTGGCGATCGCGTTGTTGTGCCATTTACGATTTCCTGCGGATCGTGTTTCTTCTGCAATCGGGATTTATGGTCGCTGTGCGATAACTCCAACCCCAATGCTTGGATGGCAGAAAAAGCTATGGGTCATTCCCCATCGGGTCTTTTCGGCTACTCCGCTTTGACGGGGGGCTACGCAGGAGGTCAAGCGGAATATGCCCGTGTTCCCTTTGCCGATGTCGGGTTATTCAAGATTCCCGACGGATTGGCAGATGAACAAGTGCTATTTTTCACTGATATTTTCCCTACTGGTTATATGGCAGCAGAAAATTGTGACATCCAACCAGGAGATACGGTTGCTATTTGGGGTTGCGGGCCAGTTGGGCAGTTTGCCATCAGAAGTGCCTTCATGCTGGGTGCTGGACGCGTCATTGCGATTGATCGCGTTCCCGAACGGCTCCAGATGGCAAAAGACGGTGGAGCGGAAGTTTTGAACTATGAAGAAATCGAGGTGGGTGAAGCTCTTAAAGAAATGACTGGGGGTCTCGGCCCCGATTCAGTCATGGATGCGGTGGGAATGGAAGCTCATGGTATGGGCTTGGAAGGCTTTTATGACAAGGCGATGCAAGCGGTGGGAATGGAAACCGATCGCCCCAATGTATTGCGTCAAGCGATCGTTGCCTGTCGTAAAGGTGGTACGGTGTCGGTTCCTGGTGTTTACACTGGCTTTGTAGACAAAATACCGATGGGTGCTTTCATGAACAAAGGCTTAACCATGAAAACAGGACAAACACACGTGCATCGATATTTGCAGACATTACTCGATCGCGTTCAAAACGGCGATATTGACCCATCGTTCGTAATCACCCACAGTCTGCCGCTAGAGCAAGCCCCGCACGCCTACGAAATTTTCAAGCATAAGAAAGACAACTGCATCAAGGTCGTGCTTAAGCCAGCTTAGGCTGCTTGAAACCTACGCTCTACAAATACTGCGGGTAACGGTAGTTAAGTAGATGAACAAAAATATTTACAGTCATTGCGAGCGTACTCCTTCGGAGTACGCTGCATTACTTCGGGACTTTGTGTACTTAGAAAAGACTATTCAGGGGGAACGGGCAACAGGCAACAGAGAAACCCACGCTTAAAAACATGGGATTGGAACAGGCTTTAAGGATGACTACGACAGAACGAAAATCTAAAGTCAACTATAGTTAAAAAACTATTATTTTTTCGAGGAGAAAAATAGAAGAGTATAAAATTTCCTCTCGGTAGGTTTAATCAATTTTGAGGAAAAACAAGTTAATGTTGAAAATTTGTGTGACTTTTTTGTCTGCCATCTTCCTGAGCTTTAATATGGCGATCGCCAACGCTTGGGCAACTGGTGAATTTTCTCGAACCTGTGAGAACATTAGTGTTGAGGGTTCAACTCTCACGGCTAGTTGCGAAAAAGCCGACGGATATACTCTCTCTACAACTTCTATCGACTTAAATCCATATATCGCCAATCTGGATGGAACCTTGAGTTGGGATGGAGATAAATTTGCTCTCACCTGCGCCAATATTGGTTTAGCTGGTACTAACAGACTCCGCGCTGAGTGTGAAAGAGCGGACGGAGAAACATATCTCGGAACATACATCAATCTTGATGAGCATATTGCCAATATTGACGGTAAGCTCAAGTTTGAATAACCTAGAACAGTCACTCTTGTAATCCCTGAAAAGGAAGTATTAAGGACTTCCAATAAATAAATTATCCAATCTTGTGAGGTAAGTATCTTACCTGCTTTTTGTTGCAGGTAGCTGAGACGCCCAGCCCACAATTAGTAATTGGATAACTTCAGGGTGCAATCTACTTAAAAAAAGGCAGAACATATATGTCAGACCAATTTACGTTTACCGTCACTAATAATACCGATCAAGCAATTACAGAGTTGTGGGTATCTCTTGATGAGGATGAATGGTCTCAATTTACCCTTTCTGAAGAAGGGATTCCCACTGGTGAAGCAGTAACAATTGCTTGGGCTGAATATACGAATGATTCGCCCTGTGAATGGTACATCTCTGCTGTCTTTGAAGATGAATCAGAAAGTGACTCAGCCTTATTTAACTTCTGTGAAGAACCAGATTTAGTATTCGGATAAATTTTTCTAACCCAACCTAGTAACTTCTGAATTCTGAGTTCTGAATTCTGACAAAAAAATTTTAGGGGTGGTTGTGTAACCACCCCTTTATTCCCCTCATATTAGAAATTAATTCCAACACCCTTTGTAGGATGTATATTTTACTTTGAAATATTAACTAAACTATCAACTTGAGAACTAGCCAAGGTTGGTGCTGTAAAAATACGCGAGTAGAGACTTGATGGTTGCTGGTGAGCAACGACTGGTAGAACTTGGCGAGCATGGGCGGCTAATTCTACTGCCTTGACATCATAAACCTGGGTTGCCAACTTGGGATAGAACCCGATACCAATGATTGGTAGCAGCAGACAAGCGGTAATAAACAGTTCACGGGGTTTGACATCAGATATAACTGCATCCAAGTGCAACTCTTGATTTTGGTTACCGTAGAACACTTGACGCAGCATCGATAGTAAGTAAATCGGTGTCAAAATCACGCCAACTGCTGACAGCAGCACCACTACAACTTTGAAGCTAGAACTGTAAACATCACTGGTGGCGATACCCAGGAATACCATCAATTCACCGACAAAGCCACTCATTCCTGGTAAGGCGAGAGAAGCCATTGAACCAACGGTAAACAGAGCAAAAGTTTTGGGCATTACCTTCGCCATTCCACCCATTTTATCCATCATCAGGGTGTGGGTGCGATCGTAAGTGACACCAGATAAGAAGAATAAGCTAGCGGCAATCAAACCGTGGGAAACCATTTGTAGTACAGCGCCGCTGATGCCAAGTTCTGTATAGGAGGCAATTCCAATCAGCACAAACCCCATGTGGGCAATTGAGGAGTAAGCCAAGCGACGCTTGAGGTTGGTTTGGGCAAAGGCACAACAAGCACCATAGACAATGTTCACTACACCCAAAATCGCCAGCACTGGAGCAAAGTAAACATGGGCATCAGGCAGCATTTCAACGTTGATGCGGATGAGAGCGTAACCACCCATTTTCAACAATACACCAGCTAAAATCATCGAACCGGGTGCTGATGCTTCACCGTGGGCATCAGGTAGCCAAGTGTGCAAGGGGAAAATCGGCAGTTTTACACCGAAGGCAATTAAGAAACCCGCGTAAACTAATAGTTCAAAAGCTTTGGGATATTCTTTCATTCCCAGAGTCGCCATATCGAAGGTGACGGTATCTCCGGAGAATGCCATTGCAAAACCCGCTACCAAGATGAATATTGAGGCAGCAGCAGTGTAAAGTATGAATTTCGTGGCTGCATAGCGGCGGTTTTGTCCTCCCCAGATGGAAATCAGCAGGTAAACCGGCACTAACTCGATTTCCCACATCAGGAAGAACAACAGCAAATCTTGAGCAACAAACACGCCAAGCTGGGCGCTGTACATC
It encodes the following:
- a CDS encoding CVNH domain-containing protein — its product is MLKICVTFLSAIFLSFNMAIANAWATGEFSRTCENISVEGSTLTASCEKADGYTLSTTSIDLNPYIANLDGTLSWDGDKFALTCANIGLAGTNRLRAECERADGETYLGTYINLDEHIANIDGKLKFE
- a CDS encoding zinc-dependent alcohol dehydrogenase, with protein sequence MKAVCWQGTNKVEVETVPDPKIINPRDAIVKITSTAICGSDLHLYNGFNPTMKHGDILGHEFMGEIVELGKGVKNKKVGDRVVVPFTISCGSCFFCNRDLWSLCDNSNPNAWMAEKAMGHSPSGLFGYSALTGGYAGGQAEYARVPFADVGLFKIPDGLADEQVLFFTDIFPTGYMAAENCDIQPGDTVAIWGCGPVGQFAIRSAFMLGAGRVIAIDRVPERLQMAKDGGAEVLNYEEIEVGEALKEMTGGLGPDSVMDAVGMEAHGMGLEGFYDKAMQAVGMETDRPNVLRQAIVACRKGGTVSVPGVYTGFVDKIPMGAFMNKGLTMKTGQTHVHRYLQTLLDRVQNGDIDPSFVITHSLPLEQAPHAYEIFKHKKDNCIKVVLKPA
- a CDS encoding NAD(P)H-quinone oxidoreductase subunit 4, giving the protein MNAMEFPWLTAIIALPLVAALAIPLIPDKEGKTVRWYGLGVAFADFALMIYTFWYKYDFQSSTLQLVENYPWVPQLGLHWAVGVDGLSMPLVLLTGLINTLAIFAAWKVTNKPRLFYGLMLAMYSAQLGVFVAQDLLLFFLMWEIELVPVYLLISIWGGQNRRYAATKFILYTAAASIFILVAGFAMAFSGDTVTFDMATLGMKEYPKAFELLVYAGFLIAFGVKLPIFPLHTWLPDAHGEASAPGSMILAGVLLKMGGYALIRINVEMLPDAHVYFAPVLAILGVVNIVYGACCAFAQTNLKRRLAYSSIAHMGFVLIGIASYTELGISGAVLQMVSHGLIAASLFFLSGVTYDRTHTLMMDKMGGMAKVMPKTFALFTVGSMASLALPGMSGFVGELMVFLGIATSDVYSSSFKVVVVLLSAVGVILTPIYLLSMLRQVFYGNQNQELHLDAVISDVKPRELFITACLLLPIIGIGFYPKLATQVYDVKAVELAAHARQVLPVVAHQQPSSLYSRIFTAPTLASSQVDSLVNISK